A window from Candidatus Binatia bacterium encodes these proteins:
- a CDS encoding alpha/beta hydrolase family protein translates to MDLLRFVSASGQPVASFVSETWAAYTGASQWTDVPPVEASMRLIGESVMDQTFGVLVNLLIGVPAPEQIRKANEDVVRMQAFLSEGGWLQSPLGYHQRPAAPREWTLRDETAWYGATRQPYQHLEFDSGFQTRPGEPGGEEWVAKEHNQRQHAYVLEHEGEPRPWLVCVHGFTMGTPMVNFIGFDVRRLHHELGLNLIFPCLPLHGPRSSTTMSGGELLQPDYLNVVHTFSQAIWDVRRTISWVRERGAPKIGIYGISLGGHNASMVSAMEPDLDCVIAGIPAVDFSSLARDNEPYIIRRYTDEFSVPWDLVRSISHVVSPLSFTPLAPRNRRFIYAGTADRVARPVHARALWRHWDRPKIHWFAGGHVLAIANPAARAFVEQSLRDTQMV, encoded by the coding sequence TTGGATCTACTGCGTTTCGTCAGTGCATCGGGTCAGCCGGTCGCCTCTTTCGTCTCCGAAACCTGGGCGGCCTACACGGGTGCTTCCCAGTGGACCGACGTTCCTCCGGTCGAAGCGTCGATGAGGCTGATCGGCGAGTCGGTCATGGATCAGACGTTCGGGGTCCTCGTGAACCTCCTCATCGGAGTCCCGGCGCCCGAGCAGATCCGAAAGGCGAACGAAGACGTCGTCCGGATGCAGGCCTTCCTGTCGGAGGGAGGCTGGCTCCAGAGCCCTCTGGGGTACCATCAGCGCCCGGCCGCGCCGCGGGAGTGGACGCTGCGCGACGAGACCGCTTGGTACGGCGCCACCCGTCAGCCCTACCAGCACCTCGAATTCGACAGTGGCTTCCAGACCCGCCCCGGCGAGCCCGGCGGTGAGGAGTGGGTCGCCAAGGAGCACAACCAACGACAGCACGCGTACGTTCTCGAGCACGAGGGCGAACCGCGGCCCTGGCTCGTCTGCGTGCACGGGTTCACGATGGGCACGCCGATGGTCAACTTCATCGGATTCGACGTGCGGCGTTTGCACCACGAGCTCGGGCTGAATCTGATCTTCCCGTGTCTTCCGTTGCACGGGCCGCGCAGCAGCACGACGATGAGTGGCGGTGAGCTGCTTCAGCCCGACTACCTGAACGTCGTCCACACGTTTTCGCAGGCGATCTGGGACGTGCGGCGCACGATCAGCTGGGTCCGCGAGCGTGGTGCACCGAAGATCGGCATTTACGGAATCTCGCTCGGTGGCCACAACGCGTCGATGGTGTCGGCGATGGAGCCTGACCTGGATTGCGTCATCGCCGGGATCCCCGCCGTGGACTTCTCGAGTCTTGCCCGCGACAACGAGCCTTACATCATCCGGCGATACACCGACGAGTTCTCCGTTCCCTGGGACCTCGTTCGATCGATTTCCCACGTCGTCTCGCCGCTGTCGTTCACGCCGCTGGCGCCGCGCAACCGACGGTTCATCTATGCGGGTACGGCGGACCGTGTCGCGCGCCCTGTCCACGCGCGCGCTCTCTGGCGCCACTGGGACCGGCCGAAGATCCATTGGTTCGCCGGTGGGCACGTTCTCGCGATCGCAAACCCCGCCGCGCGCGCTTTCGTCGAGCAGTCCCTGCGCGACACTCAGATGGTCTGA
- a CDS encoding acyl-CoA dehydrogenase family protein, which yields MPNPKLQAARDLFSLINRNVEAAPDAAAIAQETVEAVKAAGLYGVSAPREVGGEELSIPEAIEVFAELARADGSVGWSVMAGAVLVSYFGAYCDQDFVDQMFGAGMPIGAGQFAPNGTGVPDGDDFVISGKYQFGSGISHANWVGAGVFVTPAEGDPELRFMVFPRECADVQGNWDVLGLQSTSSFDYEVKDVRVPRGATFPFFGPTRRRGGKTYELGVLPLTAVGHVGFALGVARRALDELIDIARTKQRMGATAALRDSDLFLDSLGTLESRYRACSSWSYDVFGKMEHTVRETGIPNPVEMNLARQATVFVTHEAADVIRQAYLLAGTSGLRAGPLQRCFRDIHAGTQHFFASPAATADMARDLLA from the coding sequence GTGCCGAATCCGAAGCTCCAAGCTGCCCGGGACCTGTTCTCTCTCATCAATCGCAACGTGGAGGCTGCCCCAGATGCGGCCGCGATTGCCCAGGAAACCGTAGAGGCGGTGAAAGCCGCCGGCCTCTACGGGGTATCCGCCCCTCGCGAGGTCGGGGGCGAGGAGCTCTCTATCCCCGAGGCGATCGAGGTCTTCGCAGAACTCGCGCGCGCGGATGGATCGGTGGGCTGGTCCGTGATGGCGGGCGCGGTTCTCGTCTCGTACTTCGGCGCCTACTGCGACCAGGACTTCGTCGACCAGATGTTCGGCGCCGGCATGCCCATCGGCGCCGGCCAATTCGCACCCAACGGAACCGGAGTGCCCGACGGCGACGACTTCGTCATCTCGGGCAAGTATCAATTCGGCAGCGGGATCTCGCACGCGAACTGGGTCGGCGCCGGCGTCTTCGTGACGCCGGCCGAGGGCGATCCCGAGCTCCGCTTCATGGTGTTCCCCCGCGAATGCGCAGACGTGCAGGGCAATTGGGACGTCCTCGGCCTGCAGAGCACCTCGAGCTTCGACTACGAGGTAAAGGACGTGCGGGTTCCACGGGGCGCCACCTTCCCGTTCTTCGGCCCGACGCGCCGCCGCGGGGGCAAGACCTACGAGCTCGGCGTGCTCCCGCTCACGGCCGTCGGACACGTAGGGTTCGCGCTCGGCGTCGCGCGCCGCGCGCTCGACGAGCTGATCGACATCGCTCGCACGAAACAGCGGATGGGAGCCACTGCCGCGCTGCGGGACAGCGACCTGTTCCTCGACTCGCTCGGCACCCTCGAGTCACGCTATCGGGCGTGCAGCTCGTGGTCGTACGATGTCTTCGGGAAGATGGAGCACACGGTCCGGGAGACCGGCATACCCAACCCGGTCGAGATGAACCTGGCCCGCCAGGCTACCGTCTTCGTGACCCACGAAGCGGCCGACGTCATCCGACAGGCGTACCTCCTCGCCGGCACGAGCGGGCTGCGCGCCGGGCCGCTCCAGCGGTGCTTCCGCGACATTCACGCCGGCACGCAGCATTTCTTCGCCAGCCCGGCCGCCACGGCCGACATGGCGCGAGACCTCCTCGCCTAG
- a CDS encoding DUF1080 domain-containing protein: MSSSGLLLAAATLTLVGVAGTAVTDPAQSLFNGRGEDPNGVYTVVEEDGEPAIRISGEIWGALVTRNEFEDYHLRLEYKWGEDRHGLRADAPRNTGVLYHSVGPDGAFWSYWMRSAEFEVMEGRTGDFTSVDGIEATIPTKWGLRHQVDGHETPLTRGSIQLQSEGAEVFFRRLELLPQSGDVPPEWGRWLVSLILFSRRTRYTRGAHRFTTASAATKQNQRD, encoded by the coding sequence ATGTCGTCTTCCGGCCTGCTCCTCGCAGCGGCGACCCTGACACTCGTCGGGGTCGCCGGTACGGCCGTCACCGACCCGGCGCAGTCCCTGTTCAACGGACGCGGCGAAGACCCCAACGGCGTGTACACCGTCGTCGAAGAGGACGGTGAGCCGGCAATCCGGATCTCCGGCGAAATCTGGGGAGCCCTCGTCACCCGGAACGAGTTCGAGGACTACCACCTACGCCTCGAGTACAAGTGGGGCGAGGACCGCCATGGCCTGCGCGCCGACGCCCCGCGCAATACCGGCGTCCTCTATCATTCCGTCGGTCCCGACGGCGCGTTCTGGAGCTACTGGATGCGCTCGGCCGAGTTCGAGGTCATGGAGGGCCGCACCGGCGACTTCACCTCCGTGGACGGCATCGAGGCCACGATTCCGACCAAGTGGGGCCTCCGCCACCAAGTCGACGGCCACGAAACCCCCCTCACCCGAGGCTCCATCCAACTCCAATCCGAAGGCGCCGAAGTCTTCTTCCGCCGCCTCGAACTCCTCCCCCAGAGTGGGGACGTTCCCCCAGAGTGGGGACGTTGGTTAGTCTCGCTGATTTTGTTTAGTCGCCGCACGCGGTATACGCGGGGCGCCCACCGGTTCACCACGGCTTCGGCCGCGACTAAACAAAATCAGCGAGACTAA
- a CDS encoding wax ester/triacylglycerol synthase family O-acyltransferase — MPSYSYERMSPESASFLERETPRIHGHTTSILVFEPGPLTKPGGGVDYVAIRSAIEARLHQAPRFRQKLAWVPFENHPVWVDDRDFRLNYHLRHSSLPRPGSLEQLENTIARIKVQPLNRSRPLWECWVLEGLADDRFALLLKTHLSMLDDAAGSDLLQAILSPNVEEPLPEPVPYVPRPRPSARELVMDEIIQQVRLPRQALDRLVHMVSDLDRLMYEVRSGTRSLAALLGYSLRPPVETPFNGRIGPHRQSALFDTPLADARAIAGALDGTVHDVILATVAAGVRKFLGSRLVSPAALDLRVSTPVSLDTGEDAAPEKSNVVEWVVDLPIWEKNEKTRFEMIRDRTRTLRETDGALPARSIADEKTWLSARILCLGARALASHTPVNLTVTNVPGPQGPLYFQGARLLETYGMVPLRNGHGLGIAVMSYDGKIFWGVNGDVDLLPDLQHLARCVQEAFIELRDSITRLASVTPLFEATS; from the coding sequence ATGCCGTCCTACAGCTACGAACGCATGAGCCCCGAGAGCGCGTCCTTTCTTGAACGCGAAACGCCGCGAATCCACGGCCACACCACGTCGATTCTGGTGTTCGAGCCCGGCCCTCTCACGAAGCCGGGCGGCGGTGTCGACTACGTCGCCATCCGCAGCGCCATCGAGGCCCGTCTCCACCAGGCCCCCCGTTTCCGGCAGAAGCTCGCCTGGGTCCCCTTCGAGAATCACCCGGTGTGGGTGGACGACCGCGACTTCCGGCTGAACTATCACCTGCGGCACTCCAGCCTTCCCCGCCCCGGCAGCCTCGAGCAGCTCGAGAACACGATTGCACGCATCAAGGTTCAGCCGCTGAATCGATCGCGCCCGCTGTGGGAATGCTGGGTACTGGAGGGATTGGCCGATGATCGCTTCGCACTGCTCCTGAAGACCCACCTCTCGATGCTCGACGACGCCGCGGGCTCCGACCTGCTGCAGGCAATTCTGTCGCCGAACGTCGAAGAGCCGCTCCCCGAGCCGGTCCCGTATGTGCCGCGGCCGCGCCCGTCGGCGCGAGAACTCGTCATGGACGAGATCATCCAGCAGGTCCGCCTCCCACGACAAGCTCTCGATCGCCTGGTCCACATGGTGAGCGATCTCGATCGCCTGATGTACGAGGTCCGAAGCGGAACCCGCTCGCTCGCGGCCCTGCTCGGCTACTCCCTTCGCCCGCCGGTCGAGACGCCATTCAACGGGCGAATCGGCCCTCATCGCCAATCCGCCCTGTTCGACACCCCGCTCGCGGACGCGCGAGCGATCGCCGGAGCACTCGACGGGACCGTCCACGACGTAATCCTCGCAACCGTTGCCGCGGGCGTGCGAAAGTTCCTCGGCTCGAGGCTCGTGAGCCCCGCCGCGCTCGACCTTCGCGTTTCGACCCCGGTGAGCCTCGATACCGGTGAAGACGCCGCGCCGGAGAAATCCAACGTGGTGGAGTGGGTCGTCGATCTACCTATTTGGGAGAAGAACGAGAAAACCCGTTTTGAAATGATCCGCGACCGCACCCGTACGCTCCGCGAAACCGACGGCGCCCTCCCCGCGCGATCGATCGCCGACGAAAAGACCTGGCTGTCCGCGCGAATCCTCTGCCTCGGGGCTCGAGCTCTCGCGAGCCACACACCGGTCAATCTCACGGTGACGAACGTGCCCGGCCCACAGGGTCCACTGTACTTCCAGGGCGCCCGCCTCCTGGAAACCTACGGCATGGTCCCGTTGCGCAACGGACACGGTCTCGGGATCGCCGTGATGAGCTACGACGGCAAGATCTTCTGGGGCGTGAACGGCGACGTCGATCTGCTGCCCGACCTGCAGCACCTAGCCCGATGCGTCCAGGAGGCGTTCATCGAGCTTCGCGATTCGATCACGAGACTCGCATCGGTCACGCCGCTCTTCGAAGCGACGTCCTAG
- a CDS encoding SDR family NAD(P)-dependent oxidoreductase: MSTTHDFTNKSALVTGGATGIGKGCAKFLLGTGAHVTIAGPDSAALDAAIAELEEARAQGARLEAVLCDVTDEEQVRGAVDAAAADGNLDIVVSNAGTGYPAPILSLDAEGWLLPFRVNVMGTAFCIKHAAQVMRGHGGGTIIAISTIEACRAPMFMAPYPVSKAGVDALVRCAARELASFGIRVNGVRPGYVDTESARAAFSDEMVRNCLDSTWLGRAGQPLDIAQAVGFLASEHAGWITGEMLNVDGGFGVHDGENFEYTARMVVGDAVVDDAKGQP, translated from the coding sequence ATGAGCACTACACACGACTTCACGAACAAGAGCGCGCTGGTCACCGGCGGAGCCACCGGTATCGGCAAGGGCTGCGCCAAGTTCCTGCTCGGGACCGGCGCCCACGTCACAATCGCCGGTCCCGATTCCGCCGCACTCGATGCCGCGATCGCGGAACTCGAGGAGGCAAGAGCCCAAGGGGCTCGCCTCGAGGCCGTGCTGTGCGACGTGACCGACGAAGAGCAGGTCCGGGGCGCCGTCGACGCCGCCGCCGCGGACGGGAACCTCGACATCGTCGTTTCAAACGCGGGCACCGGCTACCCGGCCCCCATCCTCTCGCTCGACGCCGAAGGCTGGCTGCTTCCGTTTCGCGTAAACGTGATGGGCACGGCCTTCTGCATCAAACACGCGGCGCAGGTGATGCGCGGCCACGGCGGCGGCACGATCATCGCCATCTCGACGATTGAGGCGTGTCGAGCCCCGATGTTCATGGCGCCGTACCCGGTATCGAAGGCCGGCGTCGATGCGTTGGTTCGCTGCGCGGCGCGTGAGCTGGCGTCGTTCGGAATCCGCGTGAACGGAGTTCGGCCCGGGTACGTCGACACCGAGTCGGCGCGGGCGGCCTTCAGCGACGAGATGGTCCGGAACTGCCTCGACAGCACGTGGCTCGGGCGCGCCGGGCAACCCCTCGACATCGCCCAGGCGGTCGGATTTCTGGCCTCTGAGCATGCCGGGTGGATCACCGGAGAAATGCTCAACGTCGACGGGGGTTTCGGCGTTCACGACGGCGAAAACTTCGAGTACACCGCACGAATGGTGGTCGGGGACGCGGTCGTCGACGATGCCAAGGGACAACCATGA
- a CDS encoding Gfo/Idh/MocA family oxidoreductase, translating to MKSLNIAMIGYQFMGRTHSNAWRQVGRFFDVPAQPVMKVVCGRDKGGVNAAAAKLGWEESATSWEEVVSRPDIDAIDICTPGDSHMPIAIAAAEAGKAILCEKPLANTLEEAERMLAAVKKAGVPHMLCHNYRRAPAVALAKRLIDDGRVGKIHHYRGTYLQDWIVDPKFPRVWRLEKAKAGSGALGDIGSHSLDLARHLVGEITEVSGLLETFIDERPLPEGGGTGKVDVDDAALALVRFQNGAIGSIEGTRFAPGRKNYNRFEINGSKGSLAFDLERMNELEVYEENGPDSGFRTILATDASHPYVEAWWPPGHVLGYEHTFTHTVLDFLGAACGKSPVTPNFEDGVANQRALDAIERSAASRRWESV from the coding sequence ATGAAGTCCCTCAACATCGCGATGATCGGCTACCAGTTCATGGGCCGCACGCATTCGAATGCCTGGCGTCAGGTCGGCCGATTCTTCGACGTGCCCGCACAGCCCGTCATGAAGGTGGTGTGCGGCCGGGACAAGGGCGGCGTGAACGCAGCCGCAGCCAAGCTCGGCTGGGAAGAGTCCGCCACTTCGTGGGAGGAAGTCGTCTCTCGCCCGGACATCGACGCGATCGACATCTGCACCCCAGGCGACTCGCACATGCCGATCGCCATCGCCGCCGCCGAGGCCGGCAAGGCAATCCTATGCGAGAAGCCGCTCGCCAACACCCTCGAGGAGGCGGAGAGGATGCTCGCCGCCGTGAAGAAGGCAGGCGTGCCGCACATGCTCTGTCACAACTACCGACGCGCGCCTGCCGTCGCGCTCGCCAAGCGTCTCATCGACGACGGTCGGGTCGGCAAAATCCACCACTACCGCGGCACGTACCTCCAAGACTGGATCGTCGATCCCAAGTTCCCACGCGTGTGGCGACTCGAGAAGGCAAAAGCGGGCAGCGGCGCACTCGGCGACATCGGCTCTCACTCGTTGGATCTCGCACGCCATCTCGTCGGCGAGATCACTGAGGTGAGCGGACTCCTCGAGACCTTCATCGACGAACGACCGCTTCCCGAAGGCGGTGGCACGGGCAAGGTCGACGTGGACGATGCGGCGCTCGCCCTAGTTCGCTTCCAAAACGGTGCCATCGGCAGCATCGAGGGCACGCGCTTCGCGCCGGGCCGCAAGAACTACAACCGCTTCGAGATCAACGGCAGCAAGGGCAGCCTCGCCTTCGACCTCGAGCGCATGAACGAGCTCGAGGTCTACGAGGAGAACGGCCCCGACAGCGGGTTCCGCACGATACTCGCGACCGACGCGTCCCACCCCTACGTCGAAGCGTGGTGGCCACCCGGACACGTCCTGGGATACGAGCACACCTTCACGCACACGGTGCTCGACTTCCTCGGCGCGGCCTGCGGCAAGTCCCCGGTCACGCCTAACTTCGAAGACGGCGTCGCCAATCAACGCGCGCTCGATGCCATCGAACGGTCGGCGGCATCTCGCCGGTGGGAGTCCGTCTAG
- a CDS encoding TIM barrel protein: MSVRAFEPEFMPIGVLTAALQELTPREVRDPDPDRAIEEWLEFAAELGADEIQLAAALHPDESDVPAEAMMDPVANTLDLRAPFDPKRADRVLASVKSTGVGVADLGYFDNMLHADAAVRKKKHDFMVRVFDAAALLGSRAVCGFVGRNQNKTVQENLDEFEQGFIPLLKEAKSRELEYRIEQCPMPGWTLDDSFHNNIGYTPGTWIALHKICEKHGVGDQLRIHYDPSHAILMGQDTRSIFQYLKDEGYAFLVAGFHVKGQVIDPKGLAAWGYGGQTIDRGDYVNGKPSENPADHGNAWKKQLSICEHELPGTARHDPLAYLQNRTVDWLDHQLAARELLEIDVLDTPLIVEHEYGAARVQDRESLKPILQGSIAFTRHIDEAAACMFSLQNEVLAAQDIPVQGVGRRAYYT, translated from the coding sequence ATGTCTGTTCGTGCGTTCGAGCCGGAGTTCATGCCGATTGGTGTGCTTACGGCGGCGTTGCAGGAGTTGACGCCGCGCGAAGTGCGCGACCCTGATCCGGATCGGGCCATCGAAGAGTGGCTCGAGTTTGCGGCGGAGCTCGGGGCGGACGAGATTCAGCTGGCGGCGGCACTGCACCCGGATGAGTCCGACGTGCCGGCGGAAGCGATGATGGACCCGGTCGCGAACACGCTCGACCTCCGGGCGCCCTTCGATCCGAAGCGGGCGGATCGTGTGCTCGCCTCGGTAAAGTCGACGGGTGTCGGGGTCGCAGACCTCGGCTATTTCGACAACATGCTGCACGCTGACGCAGCGGTTCGGAAGAAGAAGCATGACTTCATGGTGCGGGTCTTTGACGCGGCGGCGCTCCTCGGCTCACGCGCGGTCTGCGGATTCGTCGGTAGGAATCAAAACAAAACGGTCCAGGAGAACCTCGACGAATTCGAGCAGGGGTTCATCCCGCTCCTCAAGGAAGCGAAGAGCCGCGAACTCGAATACCGGATCGAACAGTGCCCGATGCCCGGCTGGACGCTCGACGATTCGTTCCACAACAACATCGGCTACACGCCGGGCACGTGGATCGCCCTGCACAAAATATGCGAGAAACACGGCGTCGGCGATCAACTCCGGATCCACTACGACCCGTCGCATGCGATCTTGATGGGCCAGGATACCCGGTCGATCTTCCAGTACCTGAAGGACGAGGGATACGCCTTCCTCGTCGCGGGCTTCCACGTGAAGGGCCAGGTAATCGACCCCAAAGGGCTCGCGGCCTGGGGCTACGGCGGCCAAACGATCGACCGCGGCGACTACGTGAACGGCAAGCCGTCGGAGAACCCCGCCGATCACGGCAACGCGTGGAAGAAACAACTCAGTATCTGCGAGCACGAACTCCCGGGCACCGCCCGCCACGACCCCCTTGCCTATCTCCAGAACCGCACGGTCGATTGGCTCGACCACCAACTCGCCGCGCGCGAACTCCTCGAGATCGACGTTCTCGATACGCCCCTGATCGTCGAGCACGAGTACGGCGCCGCACGCGTGCAGGACCGCGAGAGCCTGAAACCGATCCTGCAAGGCTCGATCGCCTTCACCCGCCACATCGACGAGGCCGCCGCGTGCATGTTCTCGCTGCAGAACGAGGTTCTCGCCGCGCAAGACATCCCCGTACAAGGCGTGGGCCGACGCGCCTACTACACCTGA
- a CDS encoding enoyl-CoA hydratase/isomerase family protein produces MEKPPRGRYDEPMSANWVTLERDGPVAIVSLNRPDRLNAYGWELGGVFAERINEASSDPEVRAIVVRGNGRAFCAGLDLKSNVQDRIVGRSPAEQVRNYYERFRMSHRRTQAIEDVPQPTIFALHGYCFGAGMEISLLGDIRVASENAVFCAPEVKIGVAIDGGLDMRLCEEVGPGWAKWITLTGRRFDARKALEIGLVQEVHPADELRDRALELAHEIAENAPLAVQGTKRTINMWSKRGLNDALKFEAMSTSTCFVSEDLLEGYAAGGEKRKARFEGK; encoded by the coding sequence ATGGAGAAGCCGCCCCGCGGCCGCTACGACGAGCCCATGTCCGCCAACTGGGTGACGCTGGAGCGCGACGGACCCGTCGCGATCGTGTCTTTGAACCGTCCGGATCGTCTGAACGCCTATGGATGGGAGCTCGGCGGCGTATTCGCAGAGCGAATCAACGAGGCATCGAGCGACCCTGAGGTCCGAGCCATCGTCGTACGCGGGAACGGCCGGGCCTTCTGCGCGGGCCTCGACCTGAAGAGCAACGTGCAGGATCGCATCGTGGGCCGCTCGCCCGCGGAGCAGGTCCGGAACTACTACGAGCGGTTTCGCATGTCGCACCGCCGCACGCAGGCGATCGAAGACGTTCCCCAGCCGACGATCTTCGCGCTACACGGCTACTGCTTCGGCGCCGGGATGGAAATCTCCCTCCTCGGCGACATCCGCGTCGCCTCCGAAAACGCGGTCTTCTGTGCGCCCGAAGTCAAAATCGGCGTCGCAATCGACGGCGGTCTCGACATGCGCCTTTGCGAAGAGGTCGGCCCCGGGTGGGCGAAGTGGATTACCCTGACGGGCCGGCGGTTCGACGCGCGAAAGGCGCTCGAGATCGGGCTCGTGCAAGAGGTTCATCCCGCGGACGAGCTCCGCGACCGCGCGCTCGAGTTGGCGCACGAGATCGCCGAGAACGCCCCCCTAGCCGTGCAGGGGACGAAGCGCACGATCAACATGTGGAGCAAACGAGGACTCAATGACGCGCTCAAGTTCGAGGCGATGAGCACCTCGACGTGCTTTGTCTCCGAGGACCTGCTCGAAGGCTACGCCGCGGGCGGCGAAAAGCGCAAAGCGCGCTTCGAAGGAAAGTAG
- a CDS encoding MaoC/PaaZ C-terminal domain-containing protein has protein sequence MPIDPSAVGAEGAPTRHKWSSKDTLLYSVGVGAGTQELPFTTENTADTPQRVLPTFAVIAGTGGLPFDKIGTFNMAMLVHGEQGIELYDEIPAQGEVENTGKITAIWDKGKGAVVEMTCEAVDVATKKPLMKTRMSAFIRGEGGFGGERGPSANTDMPTRTPDHQTTYQTTGDQALLYRLSGDRNPLHSDPSFAAMGGFDRPILHGLCTYGFTGRALLQSLCDGDPSRFTAMDGRFSKPVYPGEALTISMWVDGNECTFQTKNPAGEVVLDQGKMTFK, from the coding sequence ATGCCAATCGATCCCAGTGCCGTAGGAGCCGAAGGAGCCCCCACCCGCCACAAGTGGAGTTCGAAGGACACCCTGCTCTACTCCGTCGGCGTCGGTGCCGGCACGCAGGAACTTCCGTTCACGACCGAGAACACCGCGGACACTCCTCAGCGCGTCCTGCCTACCTTCGCAGTCATCGCCGGCACCGGCGGTCTCCCGTTCGACAAGATCGGGACGTTTAACATGGCAATGCTCGTCCACGGCGAGCAGGGGATCGAGCTGTACGACGAGATCCCGGCGCAAGGTGAGGTCGAGAACACCGGCAAGATCACCGCGATCTGGGACAAGGGGAAGGGCGCCGTCGTCGAGATGACGTGCGAAGCGGTCGACGTCGCGACCAAGAAACCGCTGATGAAGACGCGAATGTCGGCGTTCATTCGTGGTGAAGGCGGCTTCGGCGGCGAGCGCGGCCCCTCGGCGAACACCGATATGCCGACGCGCACTCCCGACCATCAGACCACCTATCAGACGACAGGCGACCAAGCGCTGCTCTACCGCCTCTCGGGCGATCGCAATCCGCTTCACTCGGATCCCTCGTTCGCGGCGATGGGCGGTTTCGATCGACCGATCCTGCACGGGTTGTGCACGTACGGCTTCACCGGGCGCGCCCTCCTCCAATCGTTGTGCGATGGTGACCCGAGCCGCTTCACCGCGATGGACGGCCGCTTCTCGAAGCCGGTCTATCCCGGCGAAGCCCTCACGATTTCCATGTGGGTCGACGGCAACGAGTGCACGTTTCAGACGAAGAACCCGGCCGGCGAGGTCGTCCTCGATCAAGGCAAGATGACGTTCAAGTAG
- a CDS encoding MFS transporter — translation MTSSETSFPASKIFFLSSAALFTAGLSFSLRGAIAGGIETEVLSKIDPANSGMLTGQVLGIAFTGFAITLFLGSVFLDRLGMGRSLILASLSFTTGTLVAVFSDRLGGESGSYTFLWLGYLLSGLGWGFVEAATNPLITALYPEDKTHRLNVLHAWWPAGVLVGGVTGGAFGAIGWRMQFALVVIPAIVVGVLCIGTPFPRTERAARGVAWADMWREIPRRPMFLVWLACMFLTAASELAPGQWIDFTLTRTVGMRGIWLLVYVSLMMFVFRHFAGTVVHRLGSPIALLTWSVALSALGLMLLPRATSPVMGLLAATVWGLGVCFLWPTMLANVSERYPRGGELFIGLMGVAGAMAIQFVLPALGAIFDRAKVDLAGSDDTFAALQGDELQEVLSQAALVSFETNAILPAILIFVFGAIWIYDRAHGGYHPEKLEDEGR, via the coding sequence ATGACGTCGTCCGAAACCAGTTTTCCCGCGTCGAAGATCTTCTTCCTTAGCTCGGCCGCCCTCTTCACCGCCGGCCTCAGCTTCTCGCTCCGCGGGGCGATCGCCGGCGGCATCGAAACCGAAGTCCTTTCCAAGATCGACCCCGCCAACTCGGGCATGCTCACCGGGCAGGTCCTCGGCATCGCGTTCACGGGCTTCGCGATCACCCTGTTCCTCGGCAGCGTCTTCCTCGATCGGCTCGGGATGGGCCGCTCCCTGATTCTCGCGAGCCTCTCCTTCACGACCGGCACCCTTGTCGCCGTATTCTCCGACCGCCTCGGCGGGGAGAGCGGCAGCTACACGTTCCTGTGGCTCGGCTACCTGCTCTCGGGACTGGGCTGGGGTTTCGTCGAAGCGGCCACGAACCCGCTCATCACGGCGCTGTACCCCGAGGACAAAACACACCGACTCAACGTCTTGCACGCCTGGTGGCCGGCCGGTGTCCTCGTCGGGGGAGTCACGGGAGGCGCCTTCGGCGCCATCGGCTGGCGAATGCAGTTCGCTCTCGTCGTAATCCCGGCAATCGTCGTCGGCGTCCTCTGCATCGGCACGCCGTTCCCTCGGACCGAACGGGCCGCTCGCGGCGTCGCTTGGGCCGACATGTGGCGAGAGATTCCCCGGCGTCCGATGTTCCTCGTGTGGTTGGCGTGCATGTTCCTGACCGCCGCATCCGAACTCGCCCCCGGTCAGTGGATCGACTTCACGCTCACGCGGACGGTGGGCATGCGCGGCATCTGGCTGCTCGTCTACGTGAGCCTGATGATGTTCGTGTTCCGACACTTCGCCGGAACGGTCGTCCATCGCCTCGGTTCACCGATCGCCCTGCTCACCTGGTCGGTGGCGCTCTCGGCGCTCGGACTGATGCTCCTGCCACGCGCGACCTCTCCCGTGATGGGACTCCTAGCCGCCACGGTCTGGGGCCTCGGCGTGTGCTTTCTCTGGCCGACGATGCTGGCAAACGTGTCCGAGCGTTACCCGCGCGGCGGCGAACTCTTCATCGGATTGATGGGCGTCGCGGGCGCGATGGCAATTCAGTTCGTACTGCCGGCACTCGGCGCGATCTTCGACCGAGCCAAGGTGGACCTCGCAGGTTCCGACGATACCTTCGCCGCACTCCAGGGTGATGAGCTGCAAGAGGTTCTGAGTCAGGCCGCACTGGTCTCGTTCGAGACGAACGCAATCCTACCGGCGATCCTGATTTTCGTGTTCGGCGCCATCTGGATCTACGACCGCGCACACGGCGGCTACCACCCCGAGAAGCTCGAAGACGAAGGCCGCTAG